Proteins encoded together in one Thermoplasmatales archaeon BRNA1 window:
- a CDS encoding Superfamily I DNA and RNA helicase: MKEKDRILFDEVNRSLEALSSATNGSGFIEPCSVESFKNSTKQTVESAKKRSKGIFFRLGLVNKPFKSSIIEFLKRYEAFPEDAHKHNVELAERLSVDVGRMINPVEGRDLDRQQLTSIAMDVNTRLVIAGAGTGKTTTIIGLVKELLMTEKAQPEEILLLSFTNASVNELKERILKETSKRIDTTTFHRLGLKIIASTRGKTPNVSHTDLNQFVTDELQRRVSDPQFLADFNSYIAFDYNSQTDEFAFATNEDYVRYVKENPLITLNGEKVKSFGEADIANFLAINGVPYTYEDAYPVDTSDAKHGHYHPDFHINGTNIYIEYFGTDRYGNVAQFMLDANPNAAEDYRQSMEWKRTIHRINNTELVELFAYNRSEGTLLEDLKNHLTRLGVEMSPASPSDLFDRMFNSGRLKFSMIASSMTTAILLIKGYGKPWNEVYPTSKDRRVKQSLIRLEKVLRPIYEEYQDQLAINDEIDFEDMLNMASECVKEGYIHPYRYVIVDEYQDISRSRFNLLKEMRTSKDYRLFCVGDDWQSIYRFNGSDVSYILDFEDYWGPSEICKIETTYRFSGELLQKSSEFIMRNPRQFKKDLVGKADVDCRIIRLSAKTEADAYQRVAEELAQIPGNETILFLGRYRHDIVKLEDIGLEWKPNLDDGSFKLTDPRRPELKMTFMTIHGSKGLQASRVFILNNKTGSYGFPNVRDEPPIIPLLLNSQDNQLDEERRLFYVAMTRAKKRVYLVAVNNKESRFYKEIASSSGGQRRSNRPITCPMCGGDMVLRKGKYGLFYGCSNFPKTGCKYTVKYESGTNQHNVRKH, encoded by the coding sequence ATGAAGGAAAAGGACAGGATTCTCTTCGATGAGGTCAACAGATCGTTGGAGGCCCTATCGTCCGCAACCAACGGTTCAGGATTCATCGAACCCTGTAGCGTCGAGTCCTTCAAGAACAGCACCAAACAAACAGTTGAATCGGCCAAGAAGAGATCCAAAGGTATCTTCTTCAGACTCGGTCTCGTAAACAAACCGTTCAAGAGCAGCATAATCGAGTTCCTCAAGAGATACGAGGCCTTCCCAGAGGATGCCCACAAACACAATGTCGAACTGGCAGAGAGACTGTCAGTCGATGTCGGTCGCATGATCAATCCGGTGGAAGGCAGGGATCTGGACAGACAGCAGCTCACCTCCATCGCCATGGATGTCAACACCCGTCTGGTCATAGCGGGGGCAGGAACAGGAAAGACCACGACCATCATAGGTCTTGTCAAAGAGCTTCTGATGACGGAGAAGGCCCAACCTGAAGAGATCCTTCTTCTGTCCTTCACAAATGCCTCTGTCAACGAACTGAAGGAACGCATCCTCAAAGAGACATCTAAGCGCATCGATACCACGACATTCCACAGGTTGGGACTAAAGATTATCGCCTCCACCAGGGGGAAGACCCCCAATGTATCCCACACGGATCTGAATCAATTCGTCACGGACGAGCTGCAGAGAAGAGTCTCCGACCCTCAGTTCCTGGCTGACTTCAACTCATACATAGCATTCGATTACAACTCACAGACCGATGAGTTCGCATTCGCAACGAATGAGGATTACGTCAGGTACGTCAAAGAGAACCCTCTGATCACACTCAACGGAGAGAAGGTAAAGAGCTTCGGAGAGGCCGACATCGCCAACTTCCTCGCTATCAACGGGGTGCCTTACACATATGAGGATGCCTATCCGGTCGACACCTCGGATGCGAAGCACGGCCACTATCATCCGGACTTCCACATCAACGGCACGAACATTTACATCGAGTACTTCGGAACGGATCGTTACGGGAATGTGGCACAGTTCATGTTGGATGCCAATCCCAACGCCGCGGAAGATTACAGACAGTCCATGGAATGGAAGAGGACGATCCACCGGATCAACAACACCGAACTGGTGGAGTTGTTCGCATACAATAGGTCAGAGGGCACCCTTCTCGAAGACCTGAAGAACCACCTTACCAGACTCGGTGTGGAGATGTCCCCCGCATCCCCGTCGGATCTGTTCGACAGGATGTTCAACAGCGGCAGGCTGAAATTCAGCATGATAGCATCCTCCATGACCACCGCGATCCTCCTCATCAAGGGTTACGGGAAACCGTGGAACGAGGTATACCCGACATCCAAGGACAGGAGGGTAAAGCAGTCCCTGATCAGATTGGAGAAGGTACTAAGGCCGATATACGAAGAATATCAGGATCAGTTGGCGATCAACGACGAGATAGATTTCGAGGACATGCTTAACATGGCCTCCGAATGCGTCAAGGAAGGCTACATCCATCCTTACAGGTACGTCATCGTCGACGAGTACCAGGACATCTCCAGGTCGAGATTCAATCTGCTGAAAGAGATGAGGACATCGAAAGACTACAGGTTGTTCTGCGTAGGTGACGATTGGCAGAGCATCTATCGTTTCAACGGCAGCGATGTATCATACATCCTGGACTTCGAGGACTATTGGGGGCCTTCGGAGATCTGCAAGATAGAGACGACATATCGTTTCTCCGGGGAGCTCCTGCAGAAGAGCAGCGAATTCATCATGCGCAACCCCAGACAATTCAAGAAGGATCTGGTGGGCAAAGCGGATGTCGACTGCAGGATCATCAGATTATCAGCGAAGACCGAAGCGGATGCCTATCAGCGTGTTGCCGAAGAGCTCGCACAGATTCCAGGCAATGAGACGATCCTATTCCTCGGCAGATACCGCCATGACATCGTGAAGTTGGAGGATATTGGCCTGGAATGGAAACCCAATCTGGATGATGGATCATTCAAGTTAACGGATCCCCGCAGACCGGAATTAAAGATGACCTTCATGACGATACACGGGTCCAAAGGCCTTCAGGCTTCCCGTGTATTCATCCTGAACAACAAGACCGGGAGCTACGGATTCCCGAACGTCAGGGACGAACCGCCCATAATTCCGCTGTTACTGAACAGTCAGGACAACCAACTGGATGAAGAGAGAAGATTATTCTACGTGGCCATGACCCGTGCCAAGAAGAGGGTTTATTTGGTCGCTGTGAACAACAAGGAATCGAGATTCTACAAGGAGATAGCGAGTTCATCAGGCGGCCAGAGGCGTAGCAACAGACCGATCACTTGTCCGATGTGCGGCGGCGATATGGTCCTCAGGAAGGGAAAATACGGATTATTCTACGGGTGCTCTAACTTCCCGAAGACTGGGTGCAAATACACTGTCAAATATGAATCTGGCACAAATCAACACAATGTCAGAAAACACTGA
- a CDS encoding DNA-directed RNA polymerase, subunit N, with protein MIIPVRCFTCGKVVGSAYSEYINRVKMGDDPKKVLDDMGFERYCCRRMIVSHADLIGEISKLG; from the coding sequence ATGATTATCCCGGTGAGATGCTTTACATGCGGAAAGGTCGTAGGCTCTGCCTACTCCGAGTACATCAACCGTGTGAAGATGGGCGACGACCCCAAGAAGGTCCTCGACGATATGGGATTCGAGAGATACTGCTGCCGCAGGATGATCGTTTCCCACGCGGATCTCATCGGTGAGATCTCCAAACTCGGATGA
- a CDS encoding SSU ribosomal protein S9P, with the protein MDAVNTSGKRKTAIARAVVKEGTGKVTVNKTPIDIFTPELARLKIKEPLELVPEKAAKVDISVTVSGGGVMGQAAAVRTAIARGLVEFYNDKDLEAMFKAYDRTLMINDDRRKLPKKPLGPGARAKKQKSYR; encoded by the coding sequence ATGGATGCAGTCAACACTAGCGGAAAGAGGAAGACCGCGATCGCAAGGGCAGTTGTCAAAGAGGGAACCGGAAAGGTCACCGTCAACAAGACCCCGATCGACATCTTCACCCCCGAGCTTGCCAGGCTCAAGATCAAGGAGCCCCTCGAGCTTGTCCCCGAGAAGGCCGCAAAGGTCGACATCTCCGTTACCGTCAGCGGCGGAGGAGTTATGGGACAGGCGGCAGCCGTCAGGACCGCCATCGCCCGCGGACTCGTCGAGTTCTACAACGACAAGGACCTCGAGGCTATGTTCAAGGCTTACGACAGGACCCTAATGATCAACGACGATCGCAGGAAGCTCCCCAAGAAGCCCCTCGGACCTGGTGCCCGCGCAAAGAAGCAGAAGTCCTACCGTTGA
- a CDS encoding ribosomal protein L13, archaeal/eukaryotic: protein MVTVIDGAGLIYGRLGTQVANMIMSGEEVVVLNAEKIIVTGERAEVLKDFKHKVDLGEVTKRKGPFYPRRADLLFKRCVRGMIPRYTTTGREAYRALHVFVGVPKQFENAEKIVPEVASKHVNCKFVTLGEISEFLGSKVN, encoded by the coding sequence ATGGTTACCGTTATCGATGGAGCCGGACTTATCTACGGAAGGCTCGGAACCCAGGTCGCCAACATGATCATGTCCGGAGAAGAGGTCGTCGTCCTCAACGCAGAGAAGATCATCGTTACCGGCGAGCGCGCCGAGGTCCTCAAGGACTTCAAGCACAAGGTCGACCTCGGAGAGGTCACCAAGAGGAAGGGTCCGTTCTACCCCCGCCGCGCAGACCTTCTGTTCAAGAGGTGCGTCAGGGGAATGATCCCTAGGTACACCACCACCGGAAGGGAAGCCTACAGGGCGCTCCACGTCTTCGTCGGAGTCCCCAAGCAGTTCGAGAACGCAGAGAAGATCGTTCCCGAGGTCGCGAGCAAGCACGTCAACTGCAAGTTCGTCACCCTTGGCGAGATCTCCGAATTCCTCGGATCTAAGGTGAACTAA
- a CDS encoding LSU ribosomal protein L18AE, producing the protein MSNNSKKTNPELIALIADLKAKTREDPKAAIWRDIALRLESPIRVRAEANLSKIEKYAKDGETIAVPGKVLAAGELTKKVNVAAYSFSAKAKEAIVAAGGKAMTLRELMDECPSGSKVRIMG; encoded by the coding sequence ATGAGCAACAACTCTAAGAAGACCAACCCTGAGCTCATTGCCCTGATCGCAGATCTGAAGGCAAAGACCAGGGAGGATCCCAAAGCTGCAATCTGGCGAGACATCGCGCTTAGGCTCGAGTCACCCATCAGGGTGAGGGCCGAGGCGAACCTCAGCAAGATCGAAAAGTACGCGAAGGACGGAGAGACCATCGCTGTTCCCGGAAAGGTCCTTGCGGCCGGAGAGCTGACCAAGAAGGTCAACGTCGCCGCATACAGCTTCTCCGCGAAGGCGAAGGAGGCAATCGTTGCCGCGGGCGGAAAGGCCATGACCCTCAGGGAGCTCATGGACGAGTGCCCCTCCGGATCGAAAGTCAGGATTATGGGGTGA
- a CDS encoding Endonuclease IV, which yields MIRYGPAGIPLSCKGRTLKDGIEDVHSLALTALEIQMVRPRYDPRPPEDEEIGKTIRELDAESEFIVGIEREDADDIIYDPDVPIDEEDNLLWMSAGPAACFADLYKLGNVARRHDVSLSIHTPYYMDLTADITDMDDPRAGLTMQYYESVRQAGFILNALGGDIVVTNIGPYSDDRSREETDDIVRNNLGMLTEWWQDMKFTPRLGIEVTGHQDVFGSLDQVLDLCDEIPGLTPVMNFAHYQSRTKGSLLTATDFADILQKLEPYSDGRIYSSFSNVEYDAETGNEKWLTPVKKGDLKFERLAEALAEIKPNITIISSSPLLEHDAVYMRTLTERVLSKKAAKIIKERKRAEEQAAKDAAAESAEGPAADEPSSEE from the coding sequence ATGATAAGATACGGACCCGCTGGAATCCCGCTTTCGTGCAAAGGCCGCACCCTCAAGGACGGTATCGAGGACGTCCACAGTCTCGCGCTTACCGCCCTGGAGATTCAGATGGTCAGGCCCAGGTACGACCCCCGCCCCCCGGAGGACGAGGAGATCGGAAAGACCATCCGCGAGCTGGATGCGGAGTCCGAGTTCATCGTGGGAATCGAGAGGGAGGACGCGGACGACATCATCTACGATCCCGACGTCCCCATCGACGAGGAGGACAACCTTCTCTGGATGTCCGCCGGGCCCGCCGCGTGCTTCGCCGACCTATACAAACTGGGCAACGTCGCCAGGAGACACGATGTCTCGCTTTCCATCCACACCCCGTACTACATGGACCTCACCGCAGACATCACCGACATGGACGACCCCAGGGCCGGCCTCACCATGCAGTACTACGAGTCCGTCAGGCAGGCGGGATTCATTCTCAACGCTCTCGGAGGGGACATCGTCGTCACCAACATCGGCCCCTACTCCGACGACCGCTCCCGCGAGGAGACCGACGACATCGTCCGCAACAACCTCGGCATGCTGACCGAGTGGTGGCAGGACATGAAGTTCACCCCCAGGCTGGGAATCGAGGTCACCGGGCATCAGGACGTCTTCGGTTCCCTGGACCAGGTCCTGGACCTCTGCGACGAGATCCCCGGGCTCACCCCCGTCATGAACTTCGCGCACTACCAGTCCCGCACCAAGGGGTCCCTGCTGACCGCCACCGACTTCGCGGACATCCTGCAGAAGCTCGAGCCCTACTCCGACGGCAGGATCTACTCCTCCTTCTCCAACGTGGAGTACGACGCCGAGACCGGCAACGAGAAGTGGCTCACCCCCGTCAAGAAGGGAGACCTGAAGTTCGAGAGGCTGGCCGAGGCCCTCGCCGAGATCAAGCCCAACATCACGATCATCTCCTCGTCCCCCCTCCTGGAGCACGACGCGGTCTACATGAGGACCCTCACCGAGAGGGTGCTCTCCAAGAAGGCCGCCAAGATCATCAAGGAGAGGAAGAGGGCGGAGGAGCAGGCCGCCAAGGATGCCGCCGCGGAGAGCGCTGAGGGGCCCGCCGCCGACGAGCCTTCTTCCGAAGAGTGA
- a CDS encoding putative sugar phosphate isomerase involved in capsule formation: MDPVGFLTEQCRNALSSVPEECGRSLIESIVSAERIFIFGVGRSGLVAQTFAIRLVQMGLRVYFVGDMTTPIIGKDDLLILVSNTGNTMSVVKTAQIAQGIGTRRISITANGKSSLAKTSDEVIVISASNPEAKDLAPLGTLFEDATFLFFDSLVPPLMKRLGVTEEDMRNNHAIWV; encoded by the coding sequence TTGGACCCCGTGGGATTTCTTACCGAGCAGTGCAGGAACGCCCTGTCCTCCGTCCCGGAGGAGTGCGGCCGCAGCCTCATCGAGAGCATCGTCTCCGCCGAGAGAATCTTCATCTTCGGCGTCGGCCGTTCCGGACTCGTCGCCCAGACCTTCGCCATACGCCTGGTGCAGATGGGGCTCCGCGTCTACTTCGTCGGAGACATGACCACCCCGATCATCGGGAAGGACGACCTCCTGATCCTGGTCTCCAACACCGGGAACACCATGTCCGTGGTCAAGACCGCCCAGATCGCGCAGGGTATCGGTACCCGCCGCATCTCCATCACCGCCAACGGGAAGAGCTCCCTCGCGAAGACCTCCGACGAGGTCATCGTCATAAGTGCCAGCAACCCGGAAGCAAAAGACCTTGCCCCTCTCGGGACCCTGTTCGAGGATGCGACTTTCCTGTTCTTCGACAGCCTCGTCCCGCCGCTCATGAAGCGCCTCGGGGTCACCGAGGAGGACATGCGCAACAACCACGCGATCTGGGTCTGA
- a CDS encoding Dinucleotide-utilizing enzymes involved in molybdopterin and thiamine biosynthesis family 2, whose product MGLEVLHGLLDDGLMHIVAAGSDIPGTDGRVTVLRKEPNAMDSWNYDLIICCLGDAGKRLYVNSRAKEYRIPLIDGTVDGGRGRIQTVLPEGPCLECGLDRSRRTSSKAAASEPDSGAVAETARIIREEALKILAGEADRCLKGIIYYDSEEGTSSVLPMGKDPKCPHHANERPVRRVVPDMYRK is encoded by the coding sequence TTGGGTCTGGAGGTGCTGCACGGTCTTCTGGACGACGGTCTGATGCATATCGTCGCTGCAGGTTCCGACATCCCCGGAACCGATGGCCGCGTCACCGTTCTAAGGAAGGAACCGAATGCGATGGACAGCTGGAATTACGATCTCATCATCTGCTGTCTCGGGGATGCCGGCAAGCGCCTCTACGTCAACTCGAGGGCGAAGGAGTACCGCATTCCCCTGATTGACGGGACCGTCGACGGCGGCCGCGGGAGGATCCAGACGGTCCTTCCCGAAGGCCCGTGCCTGGAATGCGGTCTGGACAGGTCCCGTAGGACATCATCGAAGGCGGCGGCATCCGAACCGGATTCCGGGGCGGTCGCGGAGACCGCACGCATCATCAGAGAGGAGGCCCTGAAGATCCTTGCCGGCGAAGCGGACAGGTGTCTGAAGGGGATCATCTACTACGATTCGGAAGAGGGGACGTCCAGCGTCCTGCCCATGGGTAAGGACCCGAAATGCCCCCACCACGCCAACGAACGCCCCGTGAGGCGCGTGGTCCCGGACATGTACCGCAAGTGA
- a CDS encoding dihydropteroate synthase yields the protein MITAQTFKRGSRPRPFLMGILNVTPDSFSDGGKWDSPKTALAHALDLIEQGADIIDIGGESTRPGATPVSREEELSRLLPVLKELIPSIDVPVSVDTMKADVAEACVALGASIINDVSGLGDPDMAMTAADCGVPLVLMSSYGDPSTFRTQTIPGDGVLYAREKLAGLTEKALEAGVREEMIILDPGIGFGTSPGQATEMLAHSSDFSLGRYPVLIGPSRKRFLSHAFPGKDPDAATAEACEIAASSGADILRVHDVGRAAERF from the coding sequence ATGATAACGGCACAAACATTCAAGCGGGGCTCCAGGCCCCGCCCATTCCTGATGGGCATACTTAACGTCACCCCCGACTCCTTTTCCGACGGGGGGAAATGGGACAGCCCGAAGACCGCTCTGGCACATGCTTTGGATTTAATCGAACAAGGGGCGGACATAATAGATATCGGAGGCGAATCCACACGCCCCGGTGCGACCCCAGTCTCCCGGGAGGAGGAACTGTCCCGTCTTCTCCCTGTTCTGAAAGAGCTAATCCCTTCTATCGACGTCCCCGTATCCGTGGACACGATGAAAGCGGACGTGGCCGAGGCCTGTGTCGCCTTAGGGGCATCCATCATAAACGATGTGAGCGGCCTTGGGGATCCGGATATGGCAATGACCGCCGCCGACTGCGGGGTCCCCCTGGTCCTGATGAGTTCTTACGGAGACCCCTCCACATTCAGGACCCAAACCATACCCGGGGACGGGGTCTTGTACGCCAGGGAGAAACTGGCGGGATTGACGGAGAAGGCTCTGGAAGCAGGCGTCCGCGAAGAGATGATAATCCTGGATCCGGGAATCGGTTTCGGTACTTCGCCCGGACAGGCGACGGAGATGCTGGCACATTCGTCGGATTTCTCCCTGGGCAGGTATCCCGTCCTGATAGGCCCCTCACGGAAGAGGTTCCTTTCCCATGCGTTCCCCGGAAAAGATCCGGATGCCGCCACCGCGGAAGCCTGCGAAATCGCGGCCTCCAGCGGAGCGGACATCCTGCGCGTCCACGATGTGGGACGCGCGGCTGAAAGGTTTTAA
- a CDS encoding Fe-S oxidoreductase — MQQALTSCTMCGFCKSVCPSFKSINWDTDLSRGRIVLTYGLAVGQIEPDESVVKSMYTCTTCADCVRRCTSKVKIVDIIEMCRADLVANGHILPKHKQMCENIVNYHNPFAEKKSVAETLGLKPHKAEVAYFAGCTATYRATKTAKASMSILDKLGVDWTTLDEVCCGSVMQRVGWPQEDVTKLMQRNVDAITSLGVKTLVLSCAGCYRMFKLEYPKYVKVPFEVLHMTEFLARQKLRLKGLGDVKVTYHDPCHLGRHCGVYDAPRDVIRQFPDVDFKEMQFNRDLSHCCGGGGGVRAAFPEEAADIANTRLDEASFADMIITTCPFCVTNLKAQIGDRKIDVVDLVELVDDHL, encoded by the coding sequence GTGCAGCAGGCCCTGACCTCCTGCACCATGTGCGGATTCTGCAAGTCCGTCTGCCCCTCGTTCAAGTCCATCAACTGGGACACCGACCTCTCCAGGGGAAGGATCGTCCTGACGTACGGACTGGCCGTCGGACAGATCGAGCCCGACGAGTCCGTCGTGAAGAGCATGTACACCTGCACCACCTGCGCGGACTGCGTCCGCCGCTGCACCTCCAAGGTCAAGATTGTGGACATCATCGAGATGTGCCGCGCAGACCTGGTCGCCAACGGACACATCCTGCCCAAGCACAAGCAGATGTGCGAGAACATCGTCAACTACCACAACCCCTTCGCCGAGAAGAAGAGCGTCGCCGAGACCCTCGGGCTCAAGCCCCACAAGGCGGAGGTCGCATACTTCGCGGGATGCACCGCGACCTACCGCGCAACCAAGACCGCCAAGGCCTCCATGTCCATCCTCGACAAGCTCGGAGTGGACTGGACCACCCTCGACGAGGTCTGCTGCGGATCCGTCATGCAGAGGGTCGGATGGCCCCAGGAGGACGTCACCAAGCTCATGCAGAGGAACGTCGACGCCATCACCTCCCTCGGGGTGAAGACCCTCGTGCTCTCCTGCGCCGGGTGCTACAGGATGTTCAAGCTCGAGTACCCCAAGTACGTGAAGGTCCCGTTCGAGGTCCTGCACATGACCGAGTTCCTCGCCCGCCAGAAGCTCCGGCTCAAGGGCCTCGGCGACGTCAAGGTCACCTACCACGACCCCTGCCACCTCGGAAGGCACTGCGGGGTGTACGACGCACCCAGGGATGTCATCAGGCAGTTCCCCGACGTGGACTTCAAGGAGATGCAGTTCAACCGCGACCTCAGCCACTGCTGCGGAGGCGGAGGAGGAGTCCGTGCGGCGTTCCCCGAGGAGGCAGCGGACATCGCCAACACCCGTCTCGACGAGGCATCCTTTGCGGACATGATCATCACGACCTGTCCGTTCTGCGTGACCAACCTCAAGGCCCAGATCGGAGACCGCAAGATCGACGTGGTCGACCTGGTCGAACTGGTCGACGACCACCTCTGA
- a CDS encoding thiamine-monophosphate kinase, translating to MAALKDVGERKLVENIRNIVRPRSADTVIGMGDDAAVVKCPGDLVVSTDVVSAERHMPSGMTYEQFGWTAAAVNFSDLASMGARPVGFLAAISAPGDMEEADLYDIVSGIDQCCEHVGTDVIGGDTKPGALSVAGTAVGSMDGLTPMTRNGARPGDLVAVTGTLGLAAAGYYSIEAGIEEADDERFALNVPLPHIDDGIRMAKSGIVTSCMDLSDGLANAARTICRQSHVGMEIEWEFLPVGENVEDICRQAGKDVKDAVLRWGGDYELMFTFRKDKVQKLYDSGLVFSIIGIVNNDSGPVLAEDGSRSEMGDGIY from the coding sequence ATGGCCGCGCTGAAGGATGTGGGCGAGAGGAAACTGGTGGAGAACATCAGGAACATCGTCAGACCTAGGTCCGCCGATACCGTCATCGGGATGGGCGACGACGCGGCGGTCGTGAAGTGCCCAGGAGACCTCGTCGTCTCGACGGACGTTGTCTCGGCGGAGCGCCACATGCCCTCTGGCATGACCTACGAGCAGTTCGGATGGACCGCCGCAGCGGTCAACTTCAGCGACCTCGCGAGCATGGGCGCCAGGCCCGTCGGTTTCCTCGCGGCGATCTCCGCCCCCGGGGACATGGAAGAGGCCGACCTCTACGACATCGTCAGCGGTATCGACCAATGCTGCGAGCATGTGGGGACCGACGTCATCGGCGGGGACACAAAACCCGGTGCCCTCTCCGTCGCGGGAACTGCGGTTGGATCCATGGACGGCCTGACGCCCATGACCCGCAACGGTGCGCGCCCCGGCGACCTGGTCGCGGTGACCGGCACCCTCGGCCTCGCGGCCGCGGGATATTATTCCATAGAGGCCGGGATCGAGGAGGCGGACGACGAGAGATTCGCCCTGAACGTCCCCCTCCCCCACATAGATGACGGCATTAGGATGGCCAAATCGGGCATCGTTACCTCCTGCATGGACCTCTCGGACGGCCTCGCGAACGCCGCCCGGACGATCTGCAGGCAGTCTCACGTCGGCATGGAGATCGAGTGGGAGTTCCTCCCGGTGGGGGAGAACGTCGAGGACATCTGCCGCCAGGCGGGGAAAGATGTGAAGGACGCCGTTCTCAGGTGGGGCGGCGACTACGAACTCATGTTCACGTTTAGGAAGGACAAGGTGCAGAAACTCTATGACTCCGGCCTCGTATTCTCCATAATCGGGATAGTGAACAACGACAGCGGACCCGTCCTCGCGGAGGACGGCAGCAGGAGCGAGATGGGCGATGGCATTTATTAA
- a CDS encoding Pyruvate-formate lyase-activating enzyme: MAFINPNHPAKYWHSEGTDCVCDLCPHHCRIKKDGFGLCNSRKNVEGRLVAYNYGRISSIAVDPIEKKPLYHYYPATSVFSVGGIGCNLRCQYCQNYPISMDAFGKKRTTYKSPEDIVALCRQQKFGRIAFTYNEPSIWYEYIMDVMEEDPDLDLVLVTNGMIEEEPLRDLCKVTGAMNIDVKAFNESFYSKLCGGKLEYVKKTCEIVHASKVHLELTYLVIPGYNDDEDDILEFVKWVRDSLSPDVPVHFNRFHPDYNMMTVPMTPAETLLRCKEIAEDNGLNYAYVGNILADDATDTYCPECGASVIKRTGYSVSILGLDGDRCAFCKHKLNIVR, encoded by the coding sequence ATGGCATTTATTAATCCGAACCACCCGGCCAAGTACTGGCACAGTGAAGGGACAGACTGCGTATGCGACCTCTGCCCCCACCACTGCCGCATCAAGAAGGACGGTTTCGGGCTCTGCAACTCCCGTAAGAACGTCGAGGGGAGACTGGTCGCCTACAACTACGGAAGGATCTCCTCCATCGCGGTGGATCCCATCGAGAAGAAGCCCCTCTACCACTACTATCCCGCCACCAGCGTGTTCTCGGTCGGAGGCATCGGATGCAACCTCCGCTGCCAATACTGTCAGAACTACCCCATCTCCATGGATGCGTTCGGGAAGAAGCGCACTACATACAAGTCCCCGGAGGACATCGTCGCCCTCTGCCGCCAGCAGAAGTTCGGCAGGATAGCCTTCACCTACAACGAGCCCTCGATCTGGTACGAGTACATCATGGATGTGATGGAGGAGGACCCCGACCTGGACCTCGTCCTCGTCACCAACGGCATGATCGAGGAGGAGCCCCTCAGGGATCTCTGCAAGGTCACCGGCGCCATGAACATCGACGTCAAGGCGTTCAACGAGTCGTTCTACTCCAAGCTCTGCGGAGGCAAGCTGGAGTACGTGAAGAAGACCTGCGAGATCGTTCACGCGTCCAAGGTCCACCTCGAGCTCACATATCTCGTGATTCCCGGATACAACGACGACGAGGACGATATCCTCGAATTCGTGAAGTGGGTGAGGGACTCCCTGTCCCCGGACGTGCCGGTCCACTTCAACCGCTTCCACCCCGACTACAACATGATGACCGTTCCGATGACCCCGGCGGAGACCCTGCTCAGGTGCAAGGAGATCGCGGAGGACAACGGCCTCAACTATGCCTACGTCGGCAACATCCTGGCGGATGACGCCACCGACACCTACTGCCCCGAGTGCGGAGCATCGGTCATCAAGAGGACCGGGTACTCGGTCAGCATCCTCGGCCTGGACGGCGACAGGTGCGCGTTCTGCAAGCACAAGCTGAACATCGTCAGATGA